A stretch of Methanobrevibacter sp. YE315 DNA encodes these proteins:
- a CDS encoding dihydroneopterin aldolase family protein: MDVDEKYFSNITSRERAIFEGAISMGALFHQFVGTPVNKDSKNSLERCMEESLKLQPAIENVEVKIRFDKLEESMTEFDYTSLNGDMLDVKIHTKVDNIKAVIRIEFIEELNYPLMYVENIED; encoded by the coding sequence TTGGACGTTGATGAAAAATACTTTTCAAACATAACTTCAAGAGAAAGGGCGATATTTGAAGGTGCAATAAGCATGGGCGCTCTTTTTCACCAATTTGTCGGAACACCAGTTAACAAAGATTCCAAAAATAGCCTAGAGAGATGTATGGAAGAATCTCTAAAACTACAGCCAGCAATTGAAAATGTGGAAGTTAAAATCAGATTTGATAAACTAGAAGAGTCAATGACCGAATTTGACTACACCTCCCTTAACGGAGATATGCTGGATGTTAAAATCCATACAAAAGTAGATAACATAAAAGCAGTAATACGGATAGAGTTCATTGAAGAACTCAATTATCCTTTAATGTATGTTGAAAATATAGAAGATTAG
- a CDS encoding coenzyme F420-0:L-glutamate ligase produces the protein MVIMRIELFGLENIPIVDGSSDISKIIKEAIEEQGCGLNHGDIVLIAETLISKAEENFIKLNELVPSQQAIELAEKSGKDPKLVEAIIQQSNEIVEVGPSFIITETIQGFVCANAGIDESNVGDGLATPMPKDADKSASQIREFLEKEFGEEIAVIITDTQGRAFRFGAIGTAIGCSGISPIWRRVGEKDLYGRELETTEIATCDELSSAASLIMGQADEGLPVVIIRGFDSFDKLRDVNSNIKPVLMPKEFDVFRK, from the coding sequence ATGGTTATTATGAGAATTGAATTATTTGGTTTAGAGAATATTCCTATTGTTGATGGCAGCAGCGATATTTCAAAAATTATTAAAGAAGCAATTGAAGAACAAGGTTGTGGCCTTAATCATGGGGATATTGTATTGATTGCTGAAACTTTAATTTCAAAAGCTGAAGAGAACTTCATAAAATTAAATGAATTAGTTCCATCACAACAAGCTATTGAATTAGCTGAAAAATCCGGAAAAGACCCTAAATTAGTTGAAGCTATTATTCAACAGTCCAATGAAATTGTTGAAGTGGGGCCAAGTTTCATCATTACCGAAACAATTCAAGGTTTTGTTTGCGCTAATGCAGGTATTGATGAATCCAATGTGGGTGATGGTTTAGCTACTCCAATGCCTAAAGATGCGGATAAATCAGCATCTCAAATTCGCGAATTCTTAGAAAAGGAATTTGGCGAAGAAATTGCAGTTATTATTACAGATACTCAGGGAAGAGCATTCAGATTCGGTGCAATAGGTACTGCAATTGGATGTTCTGGAATATCTCCTATTTGGAGAAGAGTTGGTGAAAAGGATTTATATGGTAGGGAGCTTGAAACTACCGAAATTGCAACATGTGATGAACTGTCTTCTGCAGCATCTCTTATAATGGGTCAAGCTGATGAAGGTCTCCCGGTAGTTATTATTAGAGGATTTGATAGTTTTGATAAATTAAGGGATGTAAATTCAAATATCAAACCTGTCCTCATGCCAAAGGAATTCGATGTATTTAGGAAATGA
- a CDS encoding class E sortase: protein MNKPRISTIIIIICILIAGLYAMGEVNYFASKIHIENNIEAPTVVIPSIGVNEKINTESLNQGVLQDPAGVTPGDGAIVLYGHRTLQGSPFLRLNELKSGDTILLEWPGVGEIKYAVSDSYIVPASYSAEFSGNKVFLITCDPIGSTENRLIIEGDMVEQNPINEEIIKDNPQESNAFLISAAFLILGLILTFIYPKDNRAYIFITVILVSALLFFFCFSPIPSELIYDKIIFLNGGL from the coding sequence ATGAACAAACCGAGAATTTCAACAATAATCATTATTATTTGTATATTAATAGCAGGTTTATATGCAATGGGGGAAGTCAATTATTTTGCTTCAAAAATTCATATTGAGAACAATATTGAAGCACCAACCGTTGTAATACCTTCTATTGGAGTGAATGAAAAAATCAATACGGAATCACTAAATCAAGGCGTTTTACAAGATCCTGCGGGAGTTACCCCTGGAGACGGCGCCATCGTATTATATGGGCATAGGACTTTGCAAGGATCACCATTCCTGAGATTAAATGAACTTAAGAGCGGAGATACCATACTATTAGAATGGCCCGGTGTTGGCGAAATAAAATATGCTGTTTCAGACAGTTATATTGTTCCTGCATCATATTCTGCAGAATTTAGTGGAAATAAAGTATTCTTAATCACATGTGATCCAATCGGTTCAACAGAAAACAGGCTGATTATCGAAGGGGACATGGTGGAACAAAATCCCATAAATGAGGAAATTATTAAAGATAATCCTCAAGAATCAAATGCATTTTTAATATCAGCTGCATTCCTTATCCTTGGACTTATCCTCACTTTTATTTATCCTAAGGACAACAGGGCATATATCTTTATTACAGTGATATTAGTTTCTGCTTTGTTATTCTTCTTCTGCTTTAGTCCAATCCCATCTGAACTGATTTATGATAAGATAATATTCTTAAACGGAGGATTATAA
- a CDS encoding biopolymer transporter ExbD has translation MAIDVGKHKKKISDQTPSINLVPFIDILFTIMIFLVVTSNFSATDVQTNDASDVAQDASGKPNVTDVSGDQEYYIVPVANLHKVTVNGQDRSDAISGSAVGVQAKVMDEGQIIIKPGEINIITPNGISPEKAVQKPQL, from the coding sequence ATGGCAATTGATGTTGGAAAACATAAAAAGAAAATTTCAGATCAAACCCCAAGTATCAATTTAGTCCCGTTTATTGATATTCTATTCACAATAATGATATTTTTAGTTGTAACTAGTAATTTTTCAGCTACAGATGTTCAAACAAATGATGCTTCTGATGTTGCGCAAGATGCAAGTGGAAAACCTAATGTGACTGATGTTTCAGGTGATCAAGAATATTATATAGTGCCTGTAGCCAATTTGCATAAAGTGACCGTTAACGGTCAAGACCGTTCCGATGCAATATCGGGCAGTGCCGTTGGAGTGCAAGCAAAAGTAATGGATGAAGGTCAAATAATCATTAAACCTGGAGAAATTAATATTATCACACCTAATGGAATTTCACCGGAAAAGGCAGTTCAAAAGCCGCAACTTTAA
- the mfnA gene encoding tyrosine decarboxylase MfnA, with translation MDDKPVDKEKILKELSEFHKLDYDYSDGRILGSMCTEAHPFAKEVYFKFLDTNLGDPGLFKGTKLIECEVIKSIGELLSIDNPYGHIVTGGTEANLMAIRAARNHARKYKGIIDGEIIVPESAHFSFKKAADMLNLKIVEAELDENYKTDVESVKKLISDKTVAIVAIAGTTELGLVDPIDEISKIALENNIYFHVDAAFGGFSIPFLRKIGFDLPVFDFSLPGVCSITVDPHKMGLAPIPAGGILFRKEEYLEVMAVDSPYLTVKTQSTIVGTRLGASSAATYAIMKYFGKEGYCNIIRNLMDNTIFFKEELEKLGYEVICEPELNIVAFNHPSIETNELAEKLGARGWKVSVAKCPVAIRIVLMNHIKLNHLKELLEDLKEIF, from the coding sequence ATGGATGATAAACCCGTTGATAAAGAAAAAATTCTAAAGGAACTGTCAGAGTTTCACAAATTAGATTATGATTATTCCGATGGAAGGATTTTAGGATCAATGTGCACTGAAGCACATCCTTTTGCAAAGGAAGTTTATTTTAAATTTTTAGATACCAATTTAGGTGACCCGGGACTTTTTAAAGGAACTAAATTAATTGAATGTGAAGTTATAAAGTCTATTGGTGAACTGTTGTCTATTGATAATCCTTATGGGCATATTGTAACCGGGGGCACTGAAGCTAATTTAATGGCAATTCGTGCTGCAAGAAATCATGCCAGAAAATATAAGGGTATTATTGATGGAGAGATTATTGTCCCGGAATCTGCTCATTTTTCATTTAAGAAGGCTGCAGACATGCTGAACCTCAAAATTGTAGAGGCAGAATTGGATGAAAATTATAAGACTGATGTTGAATCTGTCAAGAAATTAATTTCTGATAAAACTGTAGCTATTGTAGCAATTGCGGGCACTACTGAACTGGGGTTGGTTGATCCGATTGATGAAATCTCCAAAATTGCTCTTGAGAATAATATTTATTTCCATGTTGATGCCGCTTTTGGTGGTTTTTCCATTCCATTTTTAAGAAAAATCGGTTTTGATTTGCCTGTTTTTGATTTTTCTCTTCCGGGTGTTTGCTCTATTACTGTGGATCCTCATAAAATGGGTTTGGCACCAATTCCTGCTGGAGGTATTCTTTTTAGAAAAGAAGAATATCTGGAAGTGATGGCTGTTGATTCACCATATCTGACTGTCAAAACACAATCTACAATCGTAGGTACTCGTCTAGGTGCTTCATCAGCAGCAACATATGCTATAATGAAATATTTTGGAAAAGAAGGCTATTGTAATATTATTAGGAATTTAATGGACAATACAATATTCTTTAAGGAAGAACTGGAAAAATTAGGTTATGAGGTTATCTGCGAGCCGGAATTAAACATCGTTGCTTTTAACCATCCAAGTATTGAAACTAATGAACTGGCGGAAAAATTAGGAGCACGTGGTTGGAAAGTTTCTGTTGCTAAATGTCCGGTGGCTATACGCATTGTTTTAATGAATCATATAAAATTAAATCATTTAAAAGAATTATTAGAAGATTTAAAAGAAATATTTTAA
- a CDS encoding DUF515 domain-containing protein — translation MNNKKPRDPLYPKGFEETKELKKQISENYPKPNKKDDELNLLKKLNHKIGVYLTPNSVEITDDEKKKKIGVLITTLILITIISSAYYFLIYEPAQEELTLKKTTKLNELHELYCGALTSSPNEYYLEKKIKDANDPHEVEQINILTPATKDWKTFHKKSIYSNHDKYNRTMAIYSNESKNIILPMNKAIKIVNENNAEILSKIRFEEPNTVSVPILISRLQAGAGLINVGSIVDIYTNNNYTNQSNLTNSSPDISGCTVLSIMRYEENGEIDSEYSKSNTIVKGNNTNPNENTKKFSSDVLELIKASIINGYDEEETFGLLKDYGIKLSNYERQINLGDLNAQYMLLIETPQDKVDYLLNNMDNIVLTIPTSNAPDWMILEINSTYNN, via the coding sequence ATGAATAATAAAAAACCAAGAGATCCATTATACCCCAAAGGTTTTGAAGAAACAAAAGAACTGAAAAAACAGATTAGTGAAAATTATCCAAAACCTAATAAAAAAGATGACGAACTTAATCTATTGAAGAAACTGAACCATAAAATCGGAGTATATTTGACTCCAAATTCCGTTGAGATAACTGATGATGAAAAAAAGAAGAAGATTGGCGTTTTAATTACAACATTAATCCTAATAACAATCATCAGTTCAGCTTATTATTTCTTAATCTATGAACCCGCACAAGAGGAATTGACACTTAAAAAGACAACAAAACTCAATGAATTACATGAGTTATACTGTGGAGCATTAACATCATCCCCCAATGAATATTATCTGGAAAAGAAAATAAAGGATGCTAATGACCCCCATGAAGTTGAACAGATAAACATTTTGACACCCGCAACCAAAGACTGGAAAACATTTCATAAAAAATCAATCTATTCAAACCACGACAAATACAATAGAACAATGGCTATTTATTCAAATGAAAGTAAAAACATTATTCTGCCTATGAACAAAGCAATAAAGATTGTAAATGAAAATAATGCTGAAATACTATCAAAAATACGTTTTGAAGAACCTAACACAGTTTCCGTGCCAATCTTAATTTCAAGACTGCAGGCAGGGGCAGGGCTCATTAATGTAGGCAGCATTGTAGACATTTATACGAACAACAATTACACTAATCAAAGCAATCTGACCAATTCCAGCCCAGACATAAGCGGTTGTACAGTATTATCTATAATGAGATATGAAGAAAACGGGGAAATTGATTCAGAATATTCTAAATCAAATACAATAGTTAAAGGCAATAACACAAATCCCAATGAGAATACGAAAAAATTCTCGTCAGATGTTTTGGAGCTTATAAAGGCATCAATAATAAACGGCTATGATGAAGAAGAAACATTTGGGCTACTCAAGGATTACGGTATAAAATTATCCAATTATGAACGGCAGATAAATTTAGGAGATTTAAATGCTCAATATATGCTTTTAATTGAAACACCACAGGATAAAGTTGATTATCTATTGAACAATATGGATAACATCGTATTGACAATACCTACATCAAATGCGCCTGATTGGATGATTTTAGAAATTAATTCAACATACAATAATTAA
- a CDS encoding rod shape-determining protein encodes MNIFGREEEEPQVSDTKVISNSLGIDLGTLNTVIAKPAGDKFDLYQIPSVVAVKKDDPSEVLAVGEEAKRMLGRTPEDILAVRPLKKGVIENVVQAQALLIKAMQIGINEGERVGRIVIGIPGDASEVEKNAAEEIGRKAGAQNILVISEGLAAAIGAGLPIAEPNGTMVVDIGAGSTDIVIISLGGINDIETVRCGGDDVDNRIVELVAEKYDVAIGIHDAESAKIEVGMVHSSEQLENLSVEVIGKSLETNRPKKVIIDSMLVADAVEPFMQQIVVGLNLILERLSPELMMGVYNNAVAVGGSSRLRGMKTRIFDEISIPIEVSDDPMTVVAKGTAIVAAEPLALEPEVRLKAMK; translated from the coding sequence ATGAATATTTTTGGAAGAGAAGAGGAAGAACCACAAGTTAGTGACACTAAAGTTATTAGCAATAGTTTAGGAATCGATTTAGGAACTTTAAACACAGTAATTGCAAAGCCTGCAGGCGATAAATTTGATTTATATCAAATTCCTTCTGTTGTCGCAGTTAAAAAAGACGACCCTTCAGAAGTTTTGGCTGTAGGTGAAGAAGCTAAAAGAATGCTAGGTAGAACTCCTGAAGATATTCTCGCAGTAAGGCCTTTGAAAAAAGGTGTTATTGAAAATGTTGTTCAAGCACAAGCATTGTTAATTAAAGCTATGCAAATAGGCATTAATGAAGGAGAACGTGTTGGAAGAATTGTCATTGGTATTCCAGGGGATGCTTCCGAAGTAGAAAAGAATGCTGCTGAAGAGATTGGTAGAAAAGCTGGCGCACAAAATATCTTAGTAATTAGTGAAGGATTAGCAGCCGCTATTGGTGCAGGTTTACCTATTGCAGAACCTAACGGAACTATGGTTGTGGATATAGGTGCCGGATCAACTGATATTGTAATTATTTCTCTTGGTGGTATTAATGATATTGAAACTGTTAGATGTGGTGGAGACGATGTTGATAATAGAATCGTCGAACTTGTAGCAGAGAAATATGATGTAGCTATTGGTATTCATGATGCTGAATCCGCGAAAATTGAAGTGGGTATGGTGCACAGTTCAGAACAACTTGAAAACTTAAGTGTTGAAGTAATCGGTAAATCCTTAGAGACTAACAGACCTAAAAAAGTTATAATTGATTCCATGCTTGTTGCAGATGCTGTAGAACCGTTCATGCAACAAATTGTTGTTGGATTGAACTTAATCTTAGAAAGATTATCTCCAGAATTGATGATGGGAGTATATAATAACGCTGTTGCTGTAGGCGGATCTTCCAGACTTCGCGGTATGAAAACTAGGATTTTCGATGAGATTTCCATTCCTATTGAAGTTTCCGATGATCCTATGACTGTTGTAGCAAAAGGTACAGCTATTGTTGCTGCTGAACCTCTCGCTTTAGAACCTGAAGTTCGTTTAAAAGCTATGAAATAA
- a CDS encoding IMP cyclohydrolase, with the protein MYTGRILSTGMNSEGKPFVAYRVSSRSFPNRQCLKFDERAAVVPKEGFEKDFYVNTYIAYNCIRIVENMAIVSNGSQTDVIADKLALGMNIKDALAYSLLTMDYEKDDYNTPRIAAVVKYADNEEDYECYIGIVNDNKILVEQVPYGKAGFISTYGSQVYDVVEFDAKTSADAAKFIFDEGTFAEYEKPVTSSAAVFDGEWTIDVYNP; encoded by the coding sequence ATGTATACTGGAAGAATTTTATCAACAGGAATGAATAGTGAAGGCAAACCTTTTGTCGCATACAGAGTTTCAAGCAGGTCATTTCCTAATAGGCAATGTCTAAAATTTGATGAACGTGCAGCTGTTGTGCCAAAAGAAGGATTTGAGAAAGATTTTTATGTGAATACTTATATCGCTTACAATTGTATTCGCATTGTAGAAAATATGGCTATCGTATCCAACGGTTCTCAAACTGATGTTATAGCAGATAAACTTGCTTTAGGAATGAATATTAAAGATGCACTTGCATATTCATTACTTACAATGGATTACGAGAAAGATGATTATAATACTCCTAGAATCGCAGCCGTTGTCAAATATGCCGACAATGAAGAAGACTATGAGTGTTATATTGGAATTGTCAACGATAATAAGATTTTAGTTGAACAAGTCCCATACGGTAAGGCAGGATTTATTTCAACATATGGTAGTCAAGTATATGATGTTGTTGAATTTGATGCGAAAACATCTGCTGATGCAGCCAAATTTATTTTTGATGAAGGTACTTTTGCAGAATATGAAAAGCCTGTAACTTCTTCAGCAGCTGTTTTTGATGGAGAATGGACTATTGATGTCTATAATCCATAA
- a CDS encoding MotA/TolQ/ExbB proton channel family protein: MIIEFIMPIIDGIVEIFTQGGIITYIILFVGIYGLIIALRKIAYLRKISKVDTTEIFGVVTASMERGGAVEALKQINGFKNPISRIISETLKIGYKNKTEVEESMEQIFIVEVAKMTKGMSTIKTLTELAPFLGLIGTVIGIWMTFKSLGVHPDSAAMAEGIYVALTTTIMGLLVAIVLLPLYTYIQGLIEAEMDKIELATKMTNWGYAVVKVRVDSNVECALDALQEAEGVVNTRLISDPYANIKVSFKPSMLDKSISNIILEKCNVNAEITESKLKQ, from the coding sequence ATGATTATTGAGTTTATTATGCCTATTATTGATGGAATAGTGGAGATTTTTACCCAAGGTGGAATAATTACATATATAATTTTATTCGTTGGTATATATGGTCTCATTATTGCATTAAGAAAGATTGCATATCTTAGAAAAATTAGTAAAGTGGATACAACTGAAATATTTGGTGTAGTTACAGCCTCAATGGAAAGGGGTGGTGCTGTTGAAGCTTTAAAACAAATTAATGGTTTTAAGAATCCTATTTCTAGGATTATTTCCGAAACTTTAAAAATCGGTTATAAAAACAAAACCGAAGTGGAAGAGAGTATGGAGCAAATCTTCATTGTTGAAGTTGCTAAAATGACTAAAGGAATGAGTACAATAAAAACTTTAACCGAATTGGCTCCTTTTTTAGGTTTAATCGGTACTGTTATTGGTATTTGGATGACTTTTAAATCTTTAGGCGTTCATCCTGATTCTGCTGCAATGGCGGAAGGTATTTATGTGGCTTTAACAACCACCATTATGGGTCTTTTAGTTGCTATTGTATTATTGCCGTTGTATACATATATCCAAGGGCTTATTGAAGCAGAGATGGATAAGATTGAGCTTGCTACAAAAATGACCAACTGGGGTTACGCGGTTGTTAAAGTTAGGGTGGATTCTAATGTCGAATGCGCTCTTGATGCATTGCAGGAAGCTGAAGGTGTTGTTAACACAAGGTTAATTTCCGATCCTTATGCGAATATAAAAGTTTCCTTTAAGCCAAGTATGCTTGATAAAAGTATATCAAATATTATATTAGAAAAATGTAATGTTAATGCTGAAATTACCGAAAGTAAACTAAAACAATAG
- a CDS encoding GTP cyclohydrolase III: protein MIQMTLIQIDNYGPWTVTPRPRTESDLQMLQASLFADLNNHFGNKKGLVFFTRFDNLLAISNGLNEEDHLRIQRSIRNRYPITISMGVGAAETPHEAQKLATIALQKAGSAQSGERKEILAVDSLVSEEDSFVQAAHIDINSVTETLTDIESAFDTSFMVNKAQHYLMTKLIKKGALLFFIGGDNFMSPCNGLSEKEIEDIMVEIDNEIGIKLKAGIGRGKNAEDAAYMADIGLEEIRAHNNEMWTWVIEKEY from the coding sequence ATGATACAAATGACTTTAATACAAATTGACAATTATGGTCCTTGGACTGTTACTCCAAGGCCAAGAACTGAATCTGATTTGCAAATGCTTCAAGCGAGTTTGTTCGCTGATTTAAATAATCATTTTGGAAATAAAAAAGGTTTAGTTTTCTTTACCAGATTTGATAACTTACTTGCAATTTCAAATGGTCTTAATGAAGAGGACCATTTAAGAATTCAAAGATCTATTAGAAACAGATATCCAATAACTATAAGTATGGGTGTAGGTGCTGCTGAAACACCTCATGAAGCTCAAAAACTAGCAACAATAGCATTACAAAAGGCGGGAAGTGCTCAATCTGGAGAAAGAAAAGAGATATTGGCTGTAGATAGTTTAGTAAGTGAAGAAGATAGTTTTGTCCAAGCAGCTCACATTGATATTAATAGTGTTACAGAAACCTTAACTGATATAGAATCTGCTTTTGATACAAGCTTCATGGTAAATAAAGCTCAACATTATTTAATGACTAAATTAATCAAAAAAGGAGCATTATTGTTCTTCATTGGTGGAGATAATTTCATGTCTCCATGTAACGGGTTATCCGAAAAAGAAATCGAAGATATAATGGTCGAAATTGATAATGAGATAGGTATCAAACTCAAAGCTGGAATCGGTAGAGGTAAAAATGCTGAAGATGCCGCATATATGGCTGATATCGGGCTTGAAGAAATCCGCGCTCACAATAATGAAATGTGGACATGGGTCATTGAAAAAGAATATTGA
- the cofD gene encoding 2-phospho-L-lactate transferase — translation MITVFSGGTGTPKLLQGLKEIIDPANLTIVVNTLENDYFSGVYVSADIDTVLYTMSDLINDELWYGVKGDTFITHERLEEIGCPELLRIGDIDRATKIQKTQLMKKYGLSKACEIQSKNMGIASRIIPMSEENSDIKIFTDIGELEFHDFLIKHQSQPEVLDIKFSDVNPTDGIIDAIKNSQAVIIGPSNPITSISPILSLEGVREALKDTHVIAVSPIIGSDSVSGPASKFMKALGIDVSSVGVASLYEDFLDTIVIDNKDEDKKVLVNQIINKVIVTNTIMNNLDAKKNLAKIIIDDIP, via the coding sequence ATGATTACTGTTTTTTCTGGCGGAACTGGTACTCCTAAGTTGTTGCAAGGTTTAAAAGAGATTATCGATCCTGCAAATTTGACTATAGTTGTAAATACCTTGGAAAACGATTATTTTTCCGGTGTTTATGTTTCTGCAGATATTGATACTGTATTATACACAATGTCTGACTTGATTAATGATGAATTGTGGTATGGTGTTAAGGGCGATACCTTTATCACTCATGAAAGACTTGAAGAGATCGGATGTCCGGAATTACTTAGGATTGGTGATATTGACCGTGCAACCAAAATACAAAAGACACAATTAATGAAAAAGTATGGTTTAAGCAAGGCATGTGAGATTCAATCAAAAAATATGGGCATTGCTTCAAGAATCATTCCAATGAGTGAAGAGAATTCTGATATAAAAATCTTCACAGATATCGGTGAATTGGAATTTCATGATTTTTTAATTAAACATCAATCTCAGCCTGAAGTATTGGACATCAAATTTTCTGATGTCAATCCAACAGATGGAATTATTGACGCTATAAAAAATTCTCAGGCGGTGATTATCGGTCCGTCAAATCCAATTACTTCAATTTCACCTATTTTATCATTAGAGGGTGTTCGTGAGGCTCTAAAAGACACTCATGTAATTGCTGTATCTCCAATTATTGGTTCGGACTCTGTTTCAGGTCCTGCCAGCAAATTTATGAAAGCGTTAGGTATTGATGTTTCATCAGTAGGTGTCGCATCATTGTATGAGGATTTCTTAGACACAATAGTAATCGATAATAAAGATGAGGATAAAAAAGTTTTGGTAAACCAAATAATTAATAAGGTAATAGTTACAAATACTATAATGAATAATTTAGATGCTAAGAAAAATTTAGCTAAAATTATTATTGATGATATTCCTTAA
- the rnhB gene encoding ribonuclease HII, with protein sequence MDILGIDEAGRGSVLGPMVIAGVIVPEKMDKVLERMGVKDSKRLTPNRRTILSRKLRKMFEYEIVVISAREIDELRADGVNLNEIEKNAMESILLKLKPEKAIVDAVDVKAERFQENLRNDTGLNVIAEHKADDKYIEVSAASIIAKAERDSYISELNKEYIKSGGIGSGYPSDPTTKKFLSNYTYDEMPDFVRRSWATVSKMK encoded by the coding sequence ATGGACATTTTGGGCATTGATGAAGCTGGTAGAGGATCTGTTTTAGGGCCTATGGTTATTGCAGGGGTCATTGTTCCTGAAAAAATGGATAAGGTCCTTGAAAGAATGGGTGTTAAAGATTCTAAAAGACTTACTCCAAACAGACGAACTATTCTATCTAGAAAGTTACGAAAAATGTTTGAGTATGAAATTGTTGTAATTTCAGCCCGTGAAATCGATGAGTTAAGGGCTGATGGCGTGAATCTTAATGAAATTGAGAAAAATGCTATGGAGAGTATTCTTTTAAAATTAAAACCCGAAAAAGCTATTGTTGATGCTGTAGATGTAAAAGCAGAAAGATTTCAAGAAAATTTACGTAATGACACTGGTCTAAATGTTATAGCTGAACATAAGGCTGATGATAAATATATTGAGGTGAGTGCTGCTTCAATTATTGCTAAAGCTGAAAGGGATTCCTATATTTCTGAACTTAATAAGGAATACATTAAATCCGGTGGAATAGGTTCGGGCTATCCTTCAGATCCAACAACAAAAAAATTTTTATCAAATTACACTTATGATGAAATGCCTGATTTTGTAAGAAGGTCTTGGGCAACCGTTTCTAAAATGAAATAA
- a CDS encoding archaetidylserine synthase gives MEIKDTRMKEFIAISDIISLLNMSSGFLSIICSINQNFHLAAILMIIAIIFDSSDGWVARKTNRHDELGFGKNIDSLSDIVSFGVAPAIFLYTCINTTPSIFQIVVILTSLFIVICGVLRLTRYNVISDKIKTSGFIGFPIPGISLIIASFYLSGLFNPYIAIILSIIVSLIMISNIKYPKFDNMPLIAISCILILILILPIDIILFNINIPALILLLFCLYYLIINLIK, from the coding sequence ATGGAAATTAAAGACACTAGAATGAAAGAATTTATAGCAATATCAGACATTATTTCATTATTAAATATGAGTTCAGGATTTTTATCCATAATTTGTTCTATAAATCAAAATTTCCATTTGGCAGCTATCCTAATGATAATTGCAATCATATTCGACTCATCAGATGGTTGGGTAGCACGTAAAACCAATAGACATGATGAATTAGGTTTCGGGAAAAATATCGATTCATTGTCAGATATCGTTTCATTTGGAGTTGCTCCAGCAATATTTCTTTATACTTGCATTAACACCACCCCAAGCATTTTTCAAATAGTAGTAATATTAACTAGCTTATTTATTGTAATCTGTGGAGTTTTAAGATTGACACGCTACAATGTAATATCAGATAAGATTAAAACCAGCGGATTCATCGGATTTCCAATCCCTGGAATATCCTTAATCATTGCTTCATTTTATCTAAGCGGATTGTTCAATCCCTATATTGCAATAATATTAAGCATCATAGTTTCACTGATTATGATAAGTAACATCAAATATCCTAAATTTGATAACATGCCATTAATAGCCATTTCTTGCATATTAATCCTGATATTAATTCTCCCAATTGACATTATCTTATTTAATATCAACATTCCTGCATTAATATTACTGTTATTCTGTCTATACTACCTAATAATTAATTTAATTAAATAA